In Quercus robur chromosome 11, dhQueRobu3.1, whole genome shotgun sequence, the sequence CTAATTATGGTTATATATACCATCTTAATTGCAAGCAGTTTTTTTCATCGGGTGATTGAATAATTTGGGAATTGGAAGatattcaagtttcaaaatgaATCAGATGATATGGATGCATTTGATTAGTCAGGAGTAATTATTCTGAAAAAAGGTGAGCAAATTATGACATACTGAAGTGGTTCATATATTGTTTGCTTAATTGAAAAGCACTCAAAGGTGTTACGAAAATCTGGGGGAACATTATTAGCTGCAGTCTTGCACAGGAAatattacttatataaaaagaaaagaagaagaatttttgaaaaaaacgTTAGAATTGTTCAAATATATCAGCTTTGAGTGAAAACGAAAGTTGTTAACTGTTAGTTGAGtcttataataattaaatttgttcCATACTTAGAACGGTCTGGGCTTGAGCAAGGACACAAAGTTGGTGAGCATGTTATTCCATTAGCAAGGAATTTCAACAATGTTACCATTGACATTGAACCTGGGAGCAATAGCGTGGTTTGTAAAATCATCAGAAAGCACTTCTGTTTCATCATTGCTTTTAACAAAGCATTCCAATGATGATATTCATGCATCCTTATGTTTATACTGCTAACATGGATATTTTGACATAGCTCTTgcaaatttgtatattttttccTCTATATTCTCATAATGAATATTTGAAATTGGTTACAGGAGAAGGTTGAGACTGAATTGAAATCAACGAAAGTGATGGAGGATGGAAAGAGAGGTCAATTACAATCTTTAAAAGAAGAGGCCCTAATTGACACAAGCAGAGAAGCCATCAACAATATGGATTTGGTTGAGAAACATGTAACCTCCTCAACAGCTGATTCAAGCAATCTTCAAAATGTAACAGCAGGATCATCATCTAGATTCACTTCAAAGTGGGAAGCCATGAAGACTGGTTTTCAAAACTTGAAGTTTAACGTTGTTTCCAAGAGATTCATTCCTTTACGCCAGGGTCAAGAAACCAAAATCGACCATGTTTCCTCATCTGAATCACTTGATGAAATATTTGAGAGATTGAAACAGCCAACCATGAACCGTAGAGGTTATTACAatgatgacaatgatgatgatcATGGCTTGGACATCAGGGAGATGCGATCATCCATATAGTCTCTTACACATTAAGCAGAGCCATTATGAAAATAGGTATAATCATTTTGGTTTAATACTCTAGAGATGTGTTTCTAGGATAGTTGAATTTTACTCTTCAACAAATTCTATTGTGACTGGATCACCTGTGGTGTAGAGAATTCTCAAGCGCACACATTTTTTACTAGTTGATTGGGGGTAAacgtaaaaagaaaatatggcCCATGATTTGAAGAGGAGTGATTTATGGGGAACTCAGCCAGTAAGTACTGTAATTGTAAGCATGTGG encodes:
- the LOC126706463 gene encoding uncharacterized protein LOC126706463 isoform X2; its protein translation is MYMCICTYYSLFKIGMLMFYSLTPRMVARYAPPISYNFLNLIRLYGDEKTIFEQEKVETELKSTKVMEDGKRGQLQSLKEEALIDTSREAINNMDLVEKHVTSSTADSSNLQNVTAGSSSRFTSKWEAMKTGFQNLKFNVVSKRFIPLRQGQETKIDHVSSSESLDEIFERLKQPTMNRRGYYNDDNDDDHGLDIREMRSSI